From the Oncorhynchus kisutch isolate 150728-3 unplaced genomic scaffold, Okis_V2 scaffold2879, whole genome shotgun sequence genome, one window contains:
- the LOC116370992 gene encoding uncharacterized protein LOC116370992, which yields MLCPRAGYRAVLHTQPSPMQSRLSWCLAHTAKPNAEQVIVVTCTHSQAQCRAGYRGVLHTQPSPTQSRLSWCLAHTAKPNAEQVIVVTCTHSQAQCRAGYRGDLHTQPSPMQSRLSWCLAHTAKPNAEQVIVVTCTHSQAQCRAGYRGVLHTQPSPMQSRLSWCLAHTAKPNAEQVIVVTCTHSQAQCRAGYRGVLHTQPSPTQSRLSWCLAHTAKPNAEQVIVVTCTHSQAQCRAGYRGVLHTQPSPTQSRLSWCLAHTAKPNAEQVIVVTCTHSQAQCRAGYRGVLHTQPSPTQLVMAQIRKREVFNLLLLFIFYIFSAFSNSEVNSSLESQSWICSTVGILKFAGNKYICSQIYSILCQSHDYCFVLVVYN from the exons ATGTTGTGTCCCAGAGCTGGTTATCGTGCTGTCTTGCACACGCAGCCAAGCCCAATGCAGAGCAGGTTATCGTGGTGTCTTGCACACACAGCCAAGCCCAATGCAGAGCAGGTTATCGTGGTGACTTGCACACACAGCCAAGCCCAATGCAGAGCAGGTTATCGTGGTGTCTTGCACACACAGCCAAGCCCAACGCAGAGCAGGTTATCTTGGTGTCTTGCACACACAGCCAAGCCCAATGCAGAGCAGGTTATCGTGGTGACTTGCACACACAGCCAAGCCCAATGCAGAGCAGGTTATCGTGGTGACTTGCACACACAGCCAAGCCCAATGCAGAGCAG GTTATCTTGGTGTCTTGCACACACAGCCAAGCCCAATGCAGAGCAGGTTATCGTGGTGACTTGCACACACAGCCAAGCCCAATGCAGAGCAGGTTATCGTGGTGTCTTGCACACACAGCCAAGCCCAATGCAGAGCAGGTTATCGTGGTGTCTTGCACACACAGCCAAGCCCAATGCAGAGCAGGTTATCGTGGTGACTTGCACACACAGCCAAGCCCAATGCAGAGCAGGTTATCGTGGTGTCTTGCACACACAGCCAAGCCCAACGCAGAGCAGGTTATCGTGGTGTCTTGCACACACAGCCAAGCCCAATGCAGAGCAGGTTATCGTGGTGACTTGCACACACAGCCAAGCCCAATGCAGAGCAGGTTATCGTGGTGTCTTGCACACACAGCCAAGCCCAACGCAGAGCAGGTTATCTTGGTGTCTTGCACACACAGCCAAGCCCAATGCAGAGCAGGTTATCGTGGTGACTTGCACACACAGCCAAGCCCAATGCAGAGCAGGTTATCGTGGTGTCTTGCACACACAGCCAAGCCCAACGCAGCTTGTTATGGCTCAgataagaaagagagaggtgttCAACCTGCTCctcctatttattttttatattttctctgCATTTTCAAACAGTGAGGTCAACTCATCGCTAGAATCTCAATCCTGGATTTGTAGCACGGTTGGCATTCTAAAGTTTGctggaaataaatacatttgttcccaaatataTTCAATTCTATGTCAAAGTCATGACTATTGTTTTGTCTTAGTTGTGTATAATTGA